ACCGCCGGGCAACCCTTTCGAGGTGGGACCGCTGCTCCTGTTTGCGGGGCTCTTCGCGCTCGTCTCCACCGTGAGCGCCGCCCTTTCGGTCGGAAGCAGCGGTGGGATGGTCGCGACCTCCGCCATCTCGGGACTATTTGACGTCGATGTCGCGGTGCTTAGTGCGTTGCGGCTGCTCGGACTGCCGGCAACCATTGAGGCGGTCGGACACGCGGTGCTTCTGGCGCTCGCCACGAATGCCATTGGCCGCCTGACAGTCGCCGCCGCTGCGGGGCCGGTTCGCTTCTGGCTCCCGCTGGCGAGCGCCACCGTGGTGTCCATTGCGCTCGGCTATGCCGCCTTTGCGACGCTGCCACATTTCGAGTGGTCGGGTCCGTCGGCCGTGACCGGGTCTTGAATCGACGAGACATGAGCATATTCCATCGCCCTGCACCCGGACAACGTTGCAGCGGAAGGAACTCGGTGCCTGAAGCCGCGGCAGAATTCCCCTCGTCTGCCCGATCTCATGTTGTTCAGACGGGATGATCTGAGAGCACAGGTCGGTGATTTCGGCATTGCTGAGCTCGGCGTCACGCCATATCGGGATGGCGCCGGAATGGAGTGCGGCTCCTGGCATCTCTGCTCCGACAGCGCGCCACAGCGCCGGTCCGCTTCATGCCAACGGACCAGCGTCTATCCTTGCCCCGGGAGCAGAATGCGTCAGCCGGGTTGAACCTCCGCAGGATAGCCTGCGGATTTAAGCACCGCGCAGATTTGTTCGACGCCCGCCCTGCTCTCCAGTCTCACGATCTTCAGTGCCTGATCGACGTCAATCCTGGCGTCGGCGTCGATGCTCTTAAGGGCTTTGGTGACGGTTGCAGCGCAGCCGCCGCAGTTCATGTTGGGGATTTTCAAATTGACCATGGCTCTCTCCTTGATTTGCCTTTCATGAGCGAAGGTGGTGCTTCCAACAATGGGAAGGTCAATAGGTCTGCCTGCCGAAAA
This genomic stretch from Ancylobacter sp. IITR112 harbors:
- a CDS encoding heavy-metal-associated domain-containing protein; this encodes MVNLKIPNMNCGGCAATVTKALKSIDADARIDVDQALKIVRLESRAGVEQICAVLKSAGYPAEVQPG
- a CDS encoding DUF4010 domain-containing protein, which gives rise to MGPLLLFAGLFALVSTVSAALSVGSSGGMVATSAISGLFDVDVAVLSALRLLGLPATIEAVGHAVLLALATNAIGRLTVAAAAGPVRFWLPLASATVVSIALGYAAFATLPHFEWSGPSAVTGS